AAAAATGCAGGAACTGCTTTTAATCTTTATTATAAGTATACGGGGCCGTCAAGGCTGTATGTATTAGAAGGTAATGCATTCCGCTTAGGGAAAAATGATGGATTCCACATGATGGATTTTATTGTAAGCCAGCCATTCTGGAAAAATCAGCTTGAGCTTTCTGCAGGAGTTAAAAACATTTTTGATGTTACTACCATTAATTCCACTGCAAACGGAGGAAATGCACATACTGCAGGATCTGATCGTTTGAATTTGTACTATGGAAGAAGCTATTTCGCAAGATTAATGTATCAATTCTAAAAAAAATATATCATGAAGTATTTAAAGATATTTTCATTTCTATTCATTATTGCTGCTGTACAGTCTTGTCTTTCAGCTGATGAAGATCCTGTTCAGGTTCCCAAGATGACAGGTTCTGAAGTAAGCGCCGATGTAGGCGGACCCACAGAAGCCAATCAGGTTTGGATCGACTTAAGTGATGCAAAAAATCATACGATCAATAAAAGGACAGACTGGGATCTTGGATTTTATACAGGAGATGAATATAGGGTAATTTTAAACGGGTCTATTGCAATGGCTGTTGCGAAAATTCCTAATGCTACGAACATCAATACTGTAAAAGAATCTGATGTAGCCGATCTGAAAGAAAAAGTTCAGGTAGGTACATTTGATGCTGCTAATATGAAGTATGTGGATAATCCTGATGGTAATTTTTTAAACCAGTCTTCAGCGATAGAGCCTATCAAAGAGAACGATGCTGACAATCCTGTTTATTTGGTTAACCTGGGGCGAAATTTAGCAGATCCAAACTCTAATATTGCTGCAGGATCTGTTTCATTATCATCCGATCCCAGAGGATGGAAAAAAATTCAGATTTTAAGAGCTCCTAACGGATATAAACTAAGATATGCCGACATCAATGCAACTACCTACCAGGAGTATATGATAACAAAAGATACAGAATACAATTTTAATTTCTTCAATCTTAAAACGGGTGCTCCAGCTACAATCCAGCCAAAGAAAAAGAATTGGGATTTAGCCTTTACCACATTTACCAATGAAGTTTTTATGGGCCCGGGAAATAGCGCAGGAAGCTATTTTTATGCTGATTTCATAATCACCAATACGGCCAGTGGAGTGGGTGCGTATCAGGTAACGGCTTCCGGAAACCTGGATCAGGCCTATAACTCATTTAAGTTAAGCAATGTAGATCAGGCGAAGCTTGTATCTACTGATCAAAGAGCAATTGGGGATAAATGGAGAACGACTACCGGAACAAGCGAAGTGCCGGGAGCATTCGTGTACGCTGACCGTTTCTTTGTATTAAAAGATGCTGAGGGCTTTTACTTCAAGCTTAGATTTAATAAAATGAAAGATCCTCAGGGAAATCGGGGGCATGCCAGTTTTGAATTTGAACCTTTATAATAAATCAATAAATAATATATCATGAAAAAGATAATTTTAGTAGCATCAATCCTTCTAGCAGTAGCTTCCTGCAAAAAAGCCGAAAGCGCAAAACAGGAAAATACAGCAGAAACAAATGCCTCACAAACGCCGAAAACAAATAATAAAATTGTGACCTTAAATGGAGGCATCACAGAAATAGTGAGTGCTTTAGGTCATGAAAAAGAAATTGTAGGAACTGATGTTACCAGTACCTATCCTGAAACTTTAAAAGCAACAGCTAAAGATCTGGGACATGTAAGATCAATGACCATTGAGCCGATTATGGCCGTAAATCCTACATTAATTTTAGCGTCTGATAAAGATATAAACCCTGAGCTATTAGGAAAAATAAAGTCTTCAGGTATAAAAACTGAAATCTTCAAACAGGAATATTCAGTGGAAGGAACTAAAAAATTAATTGAGCAGGTAGCAAAAGCTATTGGCAACACAGATTATCAGAAACTGAATGATAAAATCGATGCGGATCTGAAACAGGTTCAGCCGATTGCTAAAAAACCTAAAGTACTGTTTATTTATGCAAGAGGAAATATGCTGATGGTTTCCGGTACGAAGACACCAATGGATGCTTTGATCGGTCTTGCAGGCGGACAAAATGCAGTTACGGAATTTGAAGATTTCAAACCGCTGACCCCTGAGGCTGTAGTAAAAGCTAATCCGGATGTATTATTCTTTTTCTCATCAGGTTTACAGGGTGCAGGAGGAAACGAAGGAGCGCTTAAAATGCCAGGTGTTTCTCAAACAAATGCCGGCAAGAATAAAAAGATCATTGCTATGGACGGAGGACTTGTTTCAGGATTCGGACCAAGATTAGGAGAGGCTGCAGTAGGATTAAATAAGTTATTAATTGAAAACACAAAGTAAACTATACTTTTATCTATCTATAAGTGCCATACTGCTTGCTATCATAGCAGTATGGTCGCTTAGTACAGGAGTTTATAATTTTAACGGAGCTTCTCCGTATAAAGTTTTGTGGGAGGTTGTAAAAGGAAATGAAAATATATCGCCTAGCGATACATACGTGATATGGGATGTCCGTGCTGCGAGAATCGTTATGGCAATCTTAATTGGAAGCATGCTGGCGGTGTCCGGAACAGGATTGCAGGGACTTTTTAAGAATCCTTTGGCGACGGGGGATCTAATAGGACTTACTTCGGGAGCAACATTACTTGCAGCCATTGCTATTGTTTTAGGAGGACATTTCAAACAGTATCTTCCTGAGGTAGTACAATTTTCACTGGTGGGTATTTCTGCTTTTATCGGGGCTTTTCTATCCATGATGCTGGTATACAGGATTTCTACCAGCGGAGGTAAAACAAACGTGGTAATGATGTTGCTAACCGGTGTAGCTATTACGGCAATTGGTTTTTCAATTACCGGGTTTCTGATCTACATTTCAAAAGATGAACAATTGAGAGATCTTACTTTCTGGAATCTTGGGAGCTTGGCTGCAGCCACCTGGACAAAAAATATTGTTTTAGTCATTGTTTTGATTATCTCATATATCGTTTTAATCCCAAAAGGAAAAGCATTAAATGCCATGATGTTGGGTGAAAAAGATGCACAGCACTTAGGGATCAATGTAGAAAAACTTAAAAAAGAAATCATTATTGTCGTAGCGTTAATGGTGGGAACTTCGGTGGCATTTTCTGGAACGATTGGTTTTGTAGGTCTTATTGTACCTTATATTTTAAGGCTTTTGTTCAAATCGGATTATACCTTTATATTACCGTTGTCAGCTGTTTGCGGAAGTATTTTGCTGTTGACCGGCGATACATTCAGCAGAAGTATTGTGGAGCCTTCGGAATTGCCAATCGGTATCCTCACGGCATTAATGGGAGGGCCGATTTTTATAGCCATTTTAATTAAATTTAAAAAATCACTCTAATGATAAAGGCGCATCAGATCAGCTATAAACACAAAGAATTTCATATTCTGGATGGAGTGGACGTATCATTGGAATATGGTGAGTTTTTAGCTATTGTAGGACCCAATGGAGCTGGAAAATCAAGTTTATTAAGTGTTCTGGCCAACGAGGTGAAATCCGCAAAGCAAAAAGTTTTGTTTAAAAACAAACCTGTTAACGAATGGAATGTGGTTGAGCTTTCCAGGCATAAGGCTAAATTCTCCCAGCACAACAGCAATGATATTCCTTTGGAAGTAAAAGATGTTGTGATGATGGGGCGTTATCCCTATTTTGATGCGCAGCCGAGAAAAGAGGATCTGGAAGCCATGAACAATATGATGTATGAAACAGATGTTTTTCATCTGAAAGACCGTGAATACAATACCCTGTCCGGAGGGGAAAAGCAGAGAGTACATCTTTCACGGGTACTGGCACAGCTACAGAATGATATTGCCCACAAACTACTGTTCCTTGATGAACCACTCAATAACCTTGATGTTAAACATCAATACAAGGCATTGGAGATCATGAAGAGTTTTACAAAACAAGCAAACAGTGCTGTTGTGGTTTTACATGATTTAAATCTGGCCGCTCAGTACGCCGATAAGATATTACTCATGAAATCGGGAAGGGTTTCAGCTTATGGAACACCACAGGAAGTTTTTACTGCCGAAAATATAACTAAGGCATACAACTTTCCCTGTACCATCTGCGAGCATCCTATTACTAATAACCCAATGATCATTTTTGGATAACCATGCAAAAAGATGAACTTAAAATACTCGCTCAAAACTTAGCCAATCCACAGGGAGAAAAAGGCATTGAGATAGGCGAGATGATGAATGCAACCAATATCAGCATGACCTTGGAAAGCATCAAAACACTTTTGATAGAAGATAATGAATCTATCCTTGAAATAGGACACGGAAATGCGGGGCATCTGAAAAATATCCTGAGCAGAGCTCAAAATCTGAAATATACAGGGGTTGACATTTCCGAAACAATGTATAATGAGGCCCGGAAAATGAATAAAGACTTTGAAGGTCAGGCGGATTTTATATTGTACGAGGGACAAAAGCTCCCTTTTGAAGATAGGGTTTTTGATAAGGTTTTCACTGTTAATACGGTTTATTTCTGGGAAGAGCCGGTGGCATTCCTGAATGAAATTTACAGGGTTTTGAAGGATGACGGGACTTTCGTACTCACCTTCGGGCAGCGAAGATTCATGGAAACCCTACCGTTTACAGAATACAACTTTACCATGTACAGCAATAATGAAATGGAAGAACTTATCTCAAGGAGCCATTTCAAAAGAATGAAAATTTCGGAGAAAGAGGAGGATATCCCAAGTAAATCCGGAGCTGAAACCATACATAGAATTTATACAGTTTTAACCATAAAAAAATAAATAAAATGAGCACATTAGTTAACGAATTAAGAGAAAAGTGGGACGCTCTAAAAGAAGAAAATCCACATTTAAGAATAAGAAATGCGGCTTTACAGTTAGGTGTAAGCGAAGCTGATCTATTAGTGACTAATATCGGTGAAGGGGTAACCGTTCTGAAACCGGAATTTCAAAATATTTTAACTGATGTTGAGCAATTGGGTAAGGTGATGGCTCTTACCCGTAATGACGAATGTGTACACGAGAGAAAAGGAATTTACCAGAACGGTGACTTCAGCAGCCCTCATGCACAGCTTTTCGTGGGAGAAGATATTGATCTCAGGATCTTCCTGAACTCCTGGAAGTTTGCTTTTGCAGTTGTGGAAGGAGATAAAAAAAGCCTTCAGTTTTTCGGAAAAGACGGTTTAGCTCTTCACAAGATCTACCTGACAAAAGATAGCGACGAAAAGGCTTTTGATGCAATCGTTGAAAAATATAAGGCCGAAGATCAGAACGGAGTGTTCTCTTTTGAGGCTATTGCTCCGAAACCGGCAGAAAAACCGGATTCTGAAATTGATGCCGAAGCTTTCAAAAAAGCATGGGTTGAATTGAAAGATACCCATGATTTTTTCATGATGACAAGAAAATTCGGAGTGAGCAGAACTCAGGCTCTAAGACTGGCTCCGGAAGGTTATGCGAAGAAAATAGATAATGCTAAAGTGGTAAACGTTCTGGAGGATGCTTCCGAGAAGAATGTTCCGATTATGGTTTTCGTTGGAAACAGAGGAATTATTCAGATCCATACCGGTCATGTGAAAAAGACGCTTTGGCACCAGCAGTGGTTCAACGTAATGGATCCTGATTTTAACCTGCATCTGGATGTTACCAAGATTGAAGAAGCATGGATCGTAAAAAAGCCAACTGAAGACGGTGAAGTAACGGCTATTGAAATTTTCAATAAGGAAGGTGATTTTATCGTTCAGTTTTTTGGAAAAAGAAAACCTGGCATTCCTGAACTGCAAGAGTGGAAAGACCTTGTAGCAGAATTAGAAAAGTAATAGTTAGATGATTTGATTTGGACCGTTTTGTTTTTAAGATCAGAGCGGTCTTTTTTTAGGTGTTAAATCGCAAAAAGACTAAATTGCAAAAGGATTGAAAGGCAAAAAGATGACAGTAAAAAGGCTCATTTGCTATTAAATAGTTCAGCGATCCAGCCTTTAAGTCCTTTCACCCTTAACCAAAAATAATTACAATGAAAAATATTTTCGTATCAATATTACTGATTATGTTTTGTGCATTAAATGCCCAAAATTTCAGAGCTTATCGGTTTTATGATAAAGAAGGAAAAGAAATAGAAACAGAGCGTTTGGTGAAAGAACTTGCCAGTTATGATGTTATTTTTTTTGGTGAGAATCACAACAGCTCCATCAATCATTGGCTTCAGCTGAAAGTGACCGAAGCATTATACCAGAAGAAAAACGGACAGATTATTTTAGGAGCGGAAATGTTCGAGAGAGATAATCAAGCTCAGTT
The sequence above is drawn from the Chryseobacterium daecheongense genome and encodes:
- a CDS encoding ABC transporter substrate-binding protein, translating into MKKIILVASILLAVASCKKAESAKQENTAETNASQTPKTNNKIVTLNGGITEIVSALGHEKEIVGTDVTSTYPETLKATAKDLGHVRSMTIEPIMAVNPTLILASDKDINPELLGKIKSSGIKTEIFKQEYSVEGTKKLIEQVAKAIGNTDYQKLNDKIDADLKQVQPIAKKPKVLFIYARGNMLMVSGTKTPMDALIGLAGGQNAVTEFEDFKPLTPEAVVKANPDVLFFFSSGLQGAGGNEGALKMPGVSQTNAGKNKKIIAMDGGLVSGFGPRLGEAAVGLNKLLIENTK
- a CDS encoding hemin-degrading factor, translating into MSTLVNELREKWDALKEENPHLRIRNAALQLGVSEADLLVTNIGEGVTVLKPEFQNILTDVEQLGKVMALTRNDECVHERKGIYQNGDFSSPHAQLFVGEDIDLRIFLNSWKFAFAVVEGDKKSLQFFGKDGLALHKIYLTKDSDEKAFDAIVEKYKAEDQNGVFSFEAIAPKPAEKPDSEIDAEAFKKAWVELKDTHDFFMMTRKFGVSRTQALRLAPEGYAKKIDNAKVVNVLEDASEKNVPIMVFVGNRGIIQIHTGHVKKTLWHQQWFNVMDPDFNLHLDVTKIEEAWIVKKPTEDGEVTAIEIFNKEGDFIVQFFGKRKPGIPELQEWKDLVAELEK
- a CDS encoding heme ABC transporter ATP-binding protein, translating into MIKAHQISYKHKEFHILDGVDVSLEYGEFLAIVGPNGAGKSSLLSVLANEVKSAKQKVLFKNKPVNEWNVVELSRHKAKFSQHNSNDIPLEVKDVVMMGRYPYFDAQPRKEDLEAMNNMMYETDVFHLKDREYNTLSGGEKQRVHLSRVLAQLQNDIAHKLLFLDEPLNNLDVKHQYKALEIMKSFTKQANSAVVVLHDLNLAAQYADKILLMKSGRVSAYGTPQEVFTAENITKAYNFPCTICEHPITNNPMIIFG
- a CDS encoding iron ABC transporter permease, whose amino-acid sequence is MKTQSKLYFYLSISAILLAIIAVWSLSTGVYNFNGASPYKVLWEVVKGNENISPSDTYVIWDVRAARIVMAILIGSMLAVSGTGLQGLFKNPLATGDLIGLTSGATLLAAIAIVLGGHFKQYLPEVVQFSLVGISAFIGAFLSMMLVYRISTSGGKTNVVMMLLTGVAITAIGFSITGFLIYISKDEQLRDLTFWNLGSLAAATWTKNIVLVIVLIISYIVLIPKGKALNAMMLGEKDAQHLGINVEKLKKEIIIVVALMVGTSVAFSGTIGFVGLIVPYILRLLFKSDYTFILPLSAVCGSILLLTGDTFSRSIVEPSELPIGILTALMGGPIFIAILIKFKKSL
- a CDS encoding HmuY family protein, translated to MKYLKIFSFLFIIAAVQSCLSADEDPVQVPKMTGSEVSADVGGPTEANQVWIDLSDAKNHTINKRTDWDLGFYTGDEYRVILNGSIAMAVAKIPNATNINTVKESDVADLKEKVQVGTFDAANMKYVDNPDGNFLNQSSAIEPIKENDADNPVYLVNLGRNLADPNSNIAAGSVSLSSDPRGWKKIQILRAPNGYKLRYADINATTYQEYMITKDTEYNFNFFNLKTGAPATIQPKKKNWDLAFTTFTNEVFMGPGNSAGSYFYADFIITNTASGVGAYQVTASGNLDQAYNSFKLSNVDQAKLVSTDQRAIGDKWRTTTGTSEVPGAFVYADRFFVLKDAEGFYFKLRFNKMKDPQGNRGHASFEFEPL
- a CDS encoding class I SAM-dependent methyltransferase; protein product: MQKDELKILAQNLANPQGEKGIEIGEMMNATNISMTLESIKTLLIEDNESILEIGHGNAGHLKNILSRAQNLKYTGVDISETMYNEARKMNKDFEGQADFILYEGQKLPFEDRVFDKVFTVNTVYFWEEPVAFLNEIYRVLKDDGTFVLTFGQRRFMETLPFTEYNFTMYSNNEMEELISRSHFKRMKISEKEEDIPSKSGAETIHRIYTVLTIKK